In Brassica napus cultivar Da-Ae chromosome A3, Da-Ae, whole genome shotgun sequence, the sequence AGCGGGAGAGTGCACTATCCATCCATTGACGAAGCTCAATGTCTCCAGGGGTTCGAAGTCTTACGGTCCTCGGAAAGTTCAAACCTTTCGGTCTAATCGCTGAAGCTACTGATTGTAAACCTCCGGACGTTGATGTTTCCGATTCCTACGAGTATTTTCTGTTCGATCCTCATCTCACCGGCCAGGGAAACGATGGTGATGGCAATGAAGCTAACTTCTCGCGGCAGAGAGAGCATGAGCTCTTCATCCGACACAACCGGTAAGAACCCTGCTATCATCTTCTTGACAGTTGTGGACTTTAAAAATCTATTGGCGGGGGGATTACATCAGATATGACTTTAGGCTGTCTATACGCTTTGATGATTACTCTACCACTACTTGAATTCATCTTTTAAGTTCATCAAGTTTGTCTCTTTATTCTATTAATGTATGTAGAAGCTAATTTGATCTTAATATATCTGGCTGACTCTATCTGTTCCTGAccatatgattatttttatttatttggtggTAGCATAATCTGGACAAGCGGTTCACGCGTGCTCAAGCGGTTCACCTTGTCTTCTCCCATCATCAAGGTAGTTTCCATTACAAGTTGGACTCTTTGTCTCcagtccttttttttttctgagaatGCATggtttcttgttcttgattGTTCTCGAGTCAATAACAATCTAGCTCTGCATCAACCATTCTTTCTTTTGTATTGGAAAATGCGTTAGATTCTTTTTTTGGGTGATGCTGTTCGGTTTGTTCCTCACTGGATTAGATAAATAGCAGaaaatgatttctttttctatttgtttGATGCGCGAGAATGACCTTTTTTGCAATAGGCATGCTGGAGTCACCTGGGTCGAGGACCAGAAGCTTTCCTTTGTGTCTTACAAATTGGTTGTTTAACAGTATACAGCACGTCAGGTATGTGTGGCTAGATACATCTGGAATATTATGCTAGCTGAGGTATTtactttttatcatttttggcatttgtgagcgacaggggaagtTGTATCTGTTCCACTTTCACGTACTGTCATATCAATATGGCCTCTACCGTTTGGTCTACTTCTTCAGCAAGCTGCTGAAGTGAATCAATCATCACACATTCCATTTTCTTCTGCTACCCCCACTCTTGCTTCCCGTGAGATGCTGCGCCAAAGAAAAGAAACTGGGAATATTTCACCACAGAATTTTCATTCCTCGGTCGCGCATGAACTTACTAGCAGAAGAGACATGTCTTCCCATCTGATCCTAAGAGATCCATTAGAGGAACCTGAGGTAAATGATGTCATATGCTTAGACTTTTCTTGTCTACTTAATGTTTTTTGGTCCTGCAATGTTtggttatattatatattgcaTCTGGTAACTCATCTAACTGATTTTTCAGCCAATCTATCTAGAAGAGAGGGGAAAGTTGAACATAATGAAGGACTACGATGAGAGAACAATTTGGACAAGTGACCGTCTTCCCCTTATGACCTCATATAACAAAGGTTTGTTATTTTCTTCTCCGGCCAGGCTGAACTAGCCACATGCTCTTCTTATTTTTCgtcggttttttttttcaggcaaGATGCAACATTCTGTGTGGGCAGCCGAGTTTATAGATTCTAACCGTGAAGCTTCTGCTTCATGTTCAAGCGGCGTGGCTCCTGATACTGTTTTTCCGAAGCGAGTATCTTTTCGCAGAATATGGCAAGCCAAAGGTGCTAAGAAAGCTGCATCTAAGGTGACAATTCCATAGGATTCCAAGTTCATTTTGTGAAATGTGTTCTCGTGCAAATATTCGAATACTGTACTTAAGTTGTTTGTTGACTGTGAATGGGAGAAAGATCTGTGGTCTCTGTTTTTGAAGTCTTTACTCTTCTTATTGATTCCTCACAAGTTCCTCATTTTATTACAGGTCTTTTTGGCAACTGACGATGCAGTCCCAGTAATTTGCTTTCTGATTCTAGAACAAAAGAAGCTGTTATCGGTGGGACTCCAAACTGTTGAGATCAATAATGAAATTCTGTTTGACGTTAAGCCTGATATAAGCTGGAGTGTCTCTGCAATTGCTGCCGCACCTGTTGTTGTGACACGCTCTCAGTAAATTCCTATCTACATTTTTATGCCTCTCTGTCACTGTATATGAGATTTTTTCTGTTGTCATGTTAAGAGTTTGTCCAATGCTCTTTTCCATTTTCCTGCAGAGTGAAAAACGGACTGCTTCCACATTTGGATATCATTGTTTTATCTCCAGAAAATGACCTCGTTCTTTATGTAGGTTCTTGATATGCACCATACCGTTTTCTTCGTTATATACATCCTTATGAACtatgtttaaattaaattatctatattatttgtAGTCAGGAAAACAATGTCTCTGTAAATATGTACTGCCATCTGGGTTTGGGAAAAATCTCGTTTCTGGAGATAGAGAGTCCGCAGAAAAAGATTCAGGTCCCCGGGACCTGAAGATTACAGGATTATCTGATGCTGTGTTAGGATGTATCAATTTATCAGTAAATCATTCACAGGTATGTGACAGAGTTATCAGTccttttgaaattcaaaatgaTTAGTTTTGTTAAGTACCATAGTCGTTCTATCCGCATCATGTGATTGCTGCATTTAGGTTTACTATTCTGAACTTCGATACCTATTTATTTGGTTGTTCAAGTTGTCTTCTGTTTTAATTTGCCGTTTGTATTATACTCCTGTAGATCTTTCGGTGTGCCTTAACTGGTAGTCCTTCATCTTCACTTGCAAATGATTGCATAGCAGCCTTAGCTGAGGGATTACAATCGgatttgtataatttatttctctctcttctttggGGAGACGATAATTCTGATCAGAAAGGCTCCTGTGTTCATTTTGAATGGGAAGCGTTTTGCAACATTTTTCTTGGGATCTGTAAGAAACCTACTGATGTACATCAGAAGCAACCCAAAACatcatcagagtcctcctgggAGTTTCTTCTCAGCAGCAAGTTTCATAAGGCCTACCCTAGGTTTCACAGTGGCATCATTTCAAACAATTCTTCggatctggaaggaattgtccCATTTGGTACTAAGACTGGTGGTGGAAAAATCCCAAGCAAGTCAATGGAATTGATGGTCCAGAGTTTAGATTGTCTTCATGCAGTATATGAGAGTTTGAAGATGGATAATCTGCGGAAACAGTAAGCACATCGGCTCTACATAGCTTTTCTTTTTTCACCTTGCCTGTTTTGCTTAGCAAACGGTTAGCTATAACTTCAAAAAgagtaaaaattattattttgaatttctgCTAACGCTTGACTCAAACTTGATTTTTGACATATACCGTGCAGGGATTTGCATCAGCTAGCTGTTTTATTGTGCAATATTGCCAAGTTCCTGGGTGAGAAGTCTTACATAGATCACTACATACGTGATTTTCCTCGTCTTTCCGAAACTATCCGGGCATGCACAACCCTTTCTTCTAGCAGAAAACCTCCAAATCTGTTCAGATGGTTTGAGAACTGTTTAAGACGGGGATCTTTACCCACAAACCTTGATGACCTCCCAGATTTGATCCGTAAAGATGGTTGCTCCATTGTGAGCTGGGCAAGGAAAATTGTTTCCTTCTACAGTGTGCTATTTGGTGATAAGCCAGTAGGACAAAAACTTTCGTCAGGTGTGCCCTGTAATATTTCCCCAGGATCATATTCCAGTAACGAGGAACTTGCTATCTTAGCTATGGCTGGAGAGAGATTTGGGCTTCATCAACTGGATTTGCTACCTTCTGGTGTATCTCTCCCTCTGAGACATGTAAGTTGAAATGTTTAGATATGTATTGATGAGAGGAATATGCAGGTGGAATTGATAACTTCTACATCAGTGTGGTGATTCTATTTTCTCGTCTCTTAGGATGTTGGTTTGTTATTTCCTGTCGTCTActtgttttatcttttgtatAACATTTTGGCTGTATTTTGTAGGCTCTGGATAGCTGTCGAGAATCTCCTCCGGCTGACTGGCCAGCAATTGCTTATGTGCTTCTTGGTCGAGAAGATATGGCCCTCTCCGTCTTCAGAAATTTGAGCTCATCTAAGGAATTTGAGATGCAATCAGATACGAGTTTAATATCCATGTCCATACCTTACATGCTGCACTTGCATCCAGTAATTGTCCCATCCTCTTTATCTGAGTCAGTTGGCATGGAAAACAGTAAGATTGAGGATACAAGTTCCGTGGATGGTTCTGTGATAGATGGAATGGAGCATATCTTCAACTCCTATACGCAGTTACGGTATGGACGAGATCTACGGCTGAATGAGGTATATCTACACACCCATTTACAACTATCAACTCATACTATTTCTCTTGatatcctctttttttttccttcgcATGTTAGATCCGACGTCTTTTGTGCTCTGCACGACCTGTGATAATACAAACGTCTGCTAACCCTACTATATCTGATCAAGAGCAGCAACAGGTACACATATATGTTCATTTCTATTGCTGTTTTGTAAATCTTAACTACTATTAAAAGCAAGTTAGGATAGaaaccttttttttgttcaacaatTAGGATAGAATGTTAAAGTTCATGTTCCATTGATATGCCTTCACATcactttttgtaattttatatccAAATTTAATCAGATCTTCATGGTCTAAAACTCTCTTTAATATTTAATACGTTGCTTTATTAATTCATTGTAGGACCAGCTATGGCGCATAGCACAGAGGACTGCTGTGCTTCCCCTTGGGCGTGGAGCATTCACATTATCTACAATACACACTCTTTTAACTgaggcaattttttttttatctagcgAAATCTATAGTTGGTTTTCATCATTTTTAATGACTACTTGAAGATTTAcattctctctgaatttttgtAGGCGTTTACTGTGCCAAAGCTTGTTTTGGCTGGTCGGCTGCCTGCCCAACAAAATGCCATCgtacgtaattttttttattatgatttagtAGAGGGACTCTTACACATAAGAAACCTATTTTACGCTCTCATTTAGAGGAATAACCATTTGTGCGAATGGCTTTTGTTATTGTTGTGAATATGGAACTTATAATTTGCATGAAGCGGCAAtttcaagaaataaaatatacagTAAAGTAATTTTGCCTACACTATATTTTT encodes:
- the LOC106427902 gene encoding anaphase-promoting complex subunit 1, with product MSPGVRSLTVLGKFKPFGLIAEATDCKPPDVDVSDSYEYFLFDPHLTGQGNDGDGNEANFSRQREHELFIRHNRIIWTSGSRVLKRFTLSSPIIKACWSHLGRGPEAFLCVLQIGCLTVYSTSGEVVSVPLSRTVISIWPLPFGLLLQQAAEVNQSSHIPFSSATPTLASREMLRQRKETGNISPQNFHSSVAHELTSRRDMSSHLILRDPLEEPEPIYLEERGKLNIMKDYDERTIWTSDRLPLMTSYNKGKMQHSVWAAEFIDSNREASASCSSGVAPDTVFPKRVSFRRIWQAKGAKKAASKVFLATDDAVPVICFLILEQKKLLSVGLQTVEINNEILFDVKPDISWSVSAIAAAPVVVTRSQVKNGLLPHLDIIVLSPENDLVLYSGKQCLCKYVLPSGFGKNLVSGDRESAEKDSGPRDLKITGLSDAVLGCINLSVNHSQIFRCALTGSPSSSLANDCIAALAEGLQSDLYNLFLSLLWGDDNSDQKGSCVHFEWEAFCNIFLGICKKPTDVHQKQPKTSSESSWEFLLSSKFHKAYPRFHSGIISNNSSDLEGIVPFGTKTGGGKIPSKSMELMVQSLDCLHAVYESLKMDNLRKQDLHQLAVLLCNIAKFLGEKSYIDHYIRDFPRLSETIRACTTLSSSRKPPNLFRWFENCLRRGSLPTNLDDLPDLIRKDGCSIVSWARKIVSFYSVLFGDKPVGQKLSSGVPCNISPGSYSSNEELAILAMAGERFGLHQLDLLPSGVSLPLRHALDSCRESPPADWPAIAYVLLGREDMALSVFRNLSSSKEFEMQSDTSLISMSIPYMLHLHPVIVPSSLSESVGMENSKIEDTSSVDGSVIDGMEHIFNSYTQLRYGRDLRLNEIRRLLCSARPVIIQTSANPTISDQEQQQDQLWRIAQRTAVLPLGRGAFTLSTIHTLLTEAFTVPKLVLAGRLPAQQNAIVNLDPNVRNIQELKTWPEFHNAVAAGLRLAPLQGKVSRTWIKYNKPGEPNAVHAGLLFGLGLQGYLHVLNLSDIYQYFTQDHESTTVGLMLGLAASYRRTMQPEIAKALFFHVPARYQASYAEFEIPTLLQSAALVSVGILFEGSAHQQTMQLLLGEIGRRSAGDNVLEREGYAVSAGFSLGLVALGRGGDALGSLDPFVNRLLQYLGAKEGRSLLAPSNEDHRSAAQITDGSTSNVDITAPGAIIALALMYLKTESEVIFSKLSIPQTHYELECVRPDFIMLRVIARNLIMWSRIRPTCEWIESQVPEVVKSGISHLQDDMDDMYEMDVEALVQAYVNIVAGACISLGLRFAGTRDGNARDLLYNYALYLLNEIKPVSATSGTAFPRGISKFVDKGTLEMCLYLVILSLSVVMAGSGDLQIFRLLRFLRSRNSADGHANYGTQMAVSLATGFLFLGGGMRTFSTSNGSIAMLLITLYPRLPSGPNDNRCHLQAFRHLYVLATEARWLQTIDVDSGLPVYAPLEVTVKETELYSETRFCEVTPCILPERAILKKICVCGSRYWPQQVELVPEEKHWWSFGDKSDPFSSGVIHVKRKVGACSYVDDPVGCQSLLSRAMHKVFGLRTLDESNTLANSHRELDSDSVDHLVSTFSSDPSLIAFAQLCCDKSWNDRSDSDFKEFCLQVLFDCISKDRPALLQVYLSLYTTIASMADLLVKTDSNVCDSLSISSLKVALAYNEAVASGRLASSGGFVQSIFLASLGKRCEEILNCSTELKINLRNYLTSEAWSDDHNSKLQKDTILLSWYLKWFSVPSPSIIRAAVEKIKSKFKISTSAVPLLRLLLPSTHISAISEIDRVFFPSNVTIAL